The following coding sequences are from one Malaciobacter pacificus window:
- the glyS gene encoding glycine--tRNA ligase subunit beta, whose amino-acid sequence MNKPLLIEIGVEELPAIPFLKELPNIEKKWADILEKNRLLCDFEFFYTPRRLVLWHREFQVKQEDSVVEQFGAPVKIAYKDGEPTGAALGFAKKCGVSVDELERIDQGKGEVLYFKQEVVGTDAKDLLNDMVNEFISSLNFGKSMRWGSRTDSFIRPIRNLSIILGEQIVEGELFGVKSSNFSFAHRMVSYEPFTYSFAGDYFCKLDKNGVILYPDERRKIILDQMKTIEQRENVSIEIDAELLEEVVAITEYPTALIGKFDEEFLELPEEVIVTSMKEHQRYFAVYKDGKLTNNFIVVSNSKTDDFGYIIQGNEKVLRPRLADGMFFWKNDIKNGLSNEGLKKLTFVEGLGSMYEKSQREAKIANYLADEFGVEQKELLQKAVMMAKSDLMSEMVFEFTELQGLMGYYYAKLAGEDELVYTALKEQYLPDGEDSELPSNKFSSIVALSFKLDSLMGLFSVGKIPTGSKDPFGLRRAAAGIVKIAMEHKLPIDLEKIIDALISNYPGLDKKVLVEFFNERLFKIFDVNPTVLKAVLGSGETNVYEISQKLCALNPIVLSDNFKEYTATFKRVANIIKDLDTNSQLSIDESLFEDEQEKALFAKYSEVTSKSYDDYEVELDALFSMKVQLDDFFDNVYVNHEDEAIKTNRKNLIGLVYQAFRKIADIKEITI is encoded by the coding sequence ATGAATAAACCATTATTAATTGAGATTGGTGTTGAAGAATTACCAGCAATTCCATTTTTAAAAGAGTTACCAAATATTGAAAAAAAATGGGCAGATATTTTAGAAAAAAATAGATTACTATGTGATTTTGAATTTTTCTATACACCAAGAAGATTAGTATTATGGCACAGAGAGTTCCAAGTAAAGCAAGAAGATTCAGTTGTTGAACAATTTGGGGCTCCTGTTAAAATAGCTTACAAAGATGGTGAACCAACTGGAGCTGCACTTGGTTTTGCTAAAAAATGTGGTGTAAGTGTTGATGAATTAGAAAGAATTGATCAAGGTAAAGGTGAAGTTCTTTACTTCAAGCAAGAAGTAGTAGGAACAGATGCAAAAGATTTATTAAATGATATGGTTAATGAATTTATCTCATCACTTAATTTTGGTAAATCTATGAGATGGGGAAGTAGAACAGATAGTTTTATTAGACCAATTAGAAACTTATCTATTATCTTAGGTGAGCAAATAGTTGAGGGTGAATTATTTGGTGTTAAATCTTCAAACTTCTCATTTGCACATAGAATGGTTTCTTATGAACCATTTACTTACTCTTTTGCAGGTGATTATTTCTGTAAACTTGATAAAAATGGTGTAATATTATATCCAGATGAAAGAAGAAAAATCATCTTAGATCAAATGAAAACGATCGAACAAAGAGAAAATGTATCTATTGAAATTGATGCAGAGTTACTAGAAGAAGTTGTAGCAATTACTGAGTATCCAACGGCTTTAATTGGTAAATTTGATGAAGAGTTCTTAGAGTTACCTGAAGAGGTTATTGTAACTTCTATGAAAGAACACCAAAGATATTTTGCTGTTTATAAAGATGGAAAATTAACAAATAATTTTATTGTTGTATCAAACTCTAAAACTGATGACTTTGGATACATTATTCAAGGTAATGAAAAGGTTCTACGACCAAGACTTGCTGATGGTATGTTCTTTTGGAAAAATGATATCAAAAATGGCTTATCAAATGAAGGACTTAAAAAATTAACATTTGTTGAAGGTTTAGGTTCAATGTATGAAAAATCGCAGAGAGAAGCTAAAATAGCTAATTATCTTGCAGATGAATTTGGAGTTGAGCAAAAAGAGCTATTACAAAAAGCTGTAATGATGGCAAAATCTGATTTAATGTCTGAAATGGTATTTGAGTTCACTGAACTACAAGGTTTAATGGGGTATTACTATGCAAAACTTGCAGGTGAAGATGAATTAGTTTATACTGCACTAAAAGAGCAGTATTTACCAGATGGTGAAGATTCAGAACTTCCTTCAAATAAGTTCTCTTCAATTGTTGCATTATCTTTCAAATTAGATAGTTTAATGGGATTATTTAGTGTTGGTAAGATTCCAACTGGTTCTAAAGATCCATTTGGATTAAGAAGAGCAGCAGCTGGTATTGTAAAAATTGCAATGGAGCATAAACTTCCAATTGATTTAGAAAAAATCATTGATGCATTAATCTCTAATTATCCAGGTTTAGATAAAAAAGTTTTAGTAGAGTTTTTCAATGAAAGATTATTTAAAATCTTTGATGTTAATCCAACAGTTCTTAAAGCAGTTTTAGGAAGTGGTGAAACAAATGTTTATGAAATATCACAAAAACTTTGTGCACTTAATCCAATTGTATTGAGTGATAATTTTAAAGAGTACACTGCAACATTTAAAAGAGTTGCAAATATTATCAAAGATCTTGATACTAATTCACAATTATCAATTGATGAATCATTATTTGAAGATGAACAAGAAAAAGCATTGTTTGCAAAATATAGTGAAGTAACTTCTAAGTCTTATGATGATTATGAAGTTGAATTAGATGCATTATTTAGTATGAAAGTACAACTTGATGATTTCTTTGATAATGTATATGTAAATCATGAAGACGAAGCTATAAAAACAAATAGAAAAAATCTTATTGGTTTAGTATATCAAGCATTTAGAAAAATTGCTGATATTAAAGAAATTACAATATAA
- a CDS encoding bifunctional 3,4-dihydroxy-2-butanone 4-phosphate synthase/GTP cyclohydrolase II, with the protein MNAIQRVKEAIEEIQKGNMVIMLDDEDRENEGDLVYAAPLSTPEKVNFMATHAKGLICVSVTKETANRLELNPMVSSNTSSYETAFTVSVDAANAATGISAGERDDTIKILANPISKECELVKPGHIFPLIAKDGGVLVRTGHTEGSVDLCKLAGLNGEAVICEIMKEDGTMARRDDLDIFAEKHNMKQIYISDLVEYRLSHEKLVEEISSVDTKFFNSDVKKKEFKDHLGNIHTAIVFKEFEEITHVKFHSVIPDIDLFLNDNKLHSMLKTINFLQSKGGILIFLSGDEKMKDSQKDYGVGAQILNSLDIKKIKLMTSGGKHSFVGLNGFGLEIVEEIQIEC; encoded by the coding sequence ATGAATGCAATACAAAGAGTAAAAGAAGCAATAGAAGAGATTCAAAAAGGTAACATGGTTATCATGCTTGATGATGAGGATAGAGAGAATGAAGGTGATTTAGTTTATGCTGCACCTTTAAGTACTCCTGAAAAAGTGAATTTTATGGCAACCCATGCTAAAGGTCTAATTTGTGTATCAGTTACAAAAGAGACTGCAAATAGATTAGAATTGAATCCTATGGTTAGCTCTAATACATCTTCATATGAAACTGCATTTACAGTTTCTGTTGATGCTGCTAATGCAGCAACTGGTATTAGTGCAGGGGAAAGAGATGATACAATTAAAATCTTAGCTAATCCTATTTCAAAAGAGTGTGAATTAGTAAAACCAGGACATATATTTCCTTTAATTGCTAAAGATGGTGGAGTACTAGTTAGGACTGGACATACCGAGGGAAGTGTCGATTTATGTAAATTAGCAGGATTAAATGGTGAAGCTGTTATTTGTGAAATTATGAAAGAAGATGGAACAATGGCAAGACGTGATGATTTAGATATCTTTGCTGAAAAACATAATATGAAACAAATTTATATTTCTGATTTAGTAGAATATAGATTGTCCCATGAAAAACTTGTGGAAGAGATTAGCTCTGTTGATACTAAGTTTTTTAATAGTGATGTTAAAAAGAAAGAGTTTAAAGACCATTTGGGAAATATTCACACTGCAATTGTTTTTAAAGAATTTGAAGAAATTACTCATGTTAAATTTCATTCAGTTATTCCAGATATTGACCTATTTTTAAATGATAATAAATTACATTCAATGTTAAAAACTATTAATTTCTTACAATCAAAAGGTGGGATTTTAATATTTTTAAGTGGCGATGAAAAAATGAAAGATAGTCAAAAAGATTATGGAGTAGGGGCTCAAATACTAAACTCACTTGATATAAAGAAAATAAAACTTATGACAAGTGGAGGGAAGCACTCTTTTGTTGGTTTAAATGGCTTCGGATTAGAGATTGTTGAGGAAATACAAATAGAGTGTTAA
- a CDS encoding methylaspartate mutase: MSLLQEERNIIVQNKYADNFDFAEIEEFVKGASKDLFISHNFKTKNKMLVQPRGGFPTYKKMFSLYEFFVDADVDVLPCTIDSNTRLNDYASSAKMLKLSEENEVDMLNGYPLVNHGYRTTRKMMTHFNKPISLRHGTPDARLLVETAIASGIFEIEGGPITYLLPYSKNFPLDKAFLYWKYVERVCANYSKLNEPINRESFGPLTATLVPPCVTIVIQLCEMLLSLEEGVKSFSVSFSQTGSMIQDIVTAKVLRKLAKHYAEQINCGDADIHLVYHQWMGAFPANKDFSESLINTATIIAMMVKADKIITKTRDEAFGIPTRESNAKTVANTQYTLRMLNGIPDITDEMEEEILTEEVMSIMSAVFNDKADTLWRKVFNSIKSGIIDCPYSPHIINHNEVVTVRDKNKNIRIIKKGNLPISDRCFEYEKSQCDLNKDASSIVNDIIHDIGIMQW; encoded by the coding sequence TTGAGTTTACTTCAAGAAGAACGAAATATAATCGTTCAAAATAAATATGCAGATAATTTTGACTTTGCAGAAATTGAAGAGTTTGTAAAAGGTGCATCAAAGGACCTATTTATATCTCACAATTTTAAAACTAAAAATAAAATGTTGGTTCAACCAAGAGGTGGATTCCCAACTTACAAAAAAATGTTTTCACTTTATGAATTCTTTGTTGATGCAGATGTAGATGTATTACCTTGTACGATTGATTCAAATACAAGATTAAATGATTACGCTAGTTCTGCTAAGATGTTAAAACTTAGTGAAGAAAATGAAGTTGATATGTTAAATGGTTACCCATTAGTTAATCATGGATATAGAACTACTAGAAAAATGATGACTCATTTTAATAAACCGATTTCATTAAGACATGGTACACCTGATGCAAGACTATTAGTTGAAACTGCAATTGCTTCTGGTATCTTTGAAATTGAAGGTGGACCGATTACATATCTTTTACCTTACTCTAAAAACTTTCCTTTAGATAAAGCATTTTTATACTGGAAATATGTAGAAAGAGTTTGTGCAAACTACTCAAAATTAAATGAACCAATAAATAGAGAATCATTTGGACCTTTAACTGCAACATTAGTTCCACCTTGTGTAACTATTGTTATTCAACTTTGTGAAATGCTTTTATCACTTGAAGAGGGTGTAAAATCATTCTCTGTATCATTCTCACAAACTGGGTCTATGATTCAAGATATTGTAACAGCTAAAGTATTAAGAAAATTAGCAAAACACTACGCAGAACAAATTAACTGTGGAGATGCTGATATTCACTTAGTATATCATCAATGGATGGGTGCATTCCCTGCAAATAAAGATTTCTCTGAATCATTAATTAATACTGCAACAATTATTGCTATGATGGTAAAAGCAGATAAGATTATTACAAAAACTAGAGATGAAGCATTTGGTATTCCTACACGTGAATCAAATGCCAAAACCGTTGCAAATACTCAATATACTTTAAGAATGTTAAATGGAATTCCTGATATTACTGATGAAATGGAAGAAGAAATATTAACTGAAGAAGTTATGAGTATTATGAGTGCAGTGTTCAACGATAAAGCAGATACATTATGGAGAAAAGTATTTAACTCTATTAAATCTGGAATTATCGATTGTCCATACTCACCACACATCATTAACCACAATGAAGTTGTAACAGTTAGAGATAAAAACAAAAACATTAGAATCATCAAAAAAGGTAATTTACCAATTTCTGATAGATGTTTTGAGTACGAAAAATCTCAATGTGACTTAAATAAAGATGCTTCATCAATCGTAAATGATATTATTCATGATATAGGGATTATGCAATGGTAG
- the hemB gene encoding porphobilinogen synthase: MFKRNRRLRINKTLRNLVQETTLTSNDFIYPLFVKEGVGIKTEVSSMPGVFQMSIDEIVKECEYLCSIDLKSIILFAIPDVKDSVGSECLCDESIIARTIKAIKAKFPDMFVVTDLCFCEYTDHGHCGILDPKTETVDNDKTLEISAQQAIVHAKAGADMIAPSGMMDGIIETLRTALDKNGYENLPIMAYSTKFASAYYGPFRDVAESTPSFGDRRSYQMNPANRLEAIEESLEDERQGADILMVKPALSFLDVIRDIRNNTNLPLCAYNVSGEYAMLKHAGAAGLIDYEKVMMETLMSFKRAGADIIITYHAKEACELLRK, from the coding sequence ATGTTTAAACGAAATAGAAGATTAAGAATAAATAAAACATTAAGAAACTTAGTACAAGAGACTACATTAACTAGCAATGATTTTATATATCCATTATTTGTAAAAGAAGGTGTTGGAATAAAAACTGAAGTTTCATCAATGCCTGGTGTTTTTCAAATGAGTATTGATGAAATAGTAAAAGAGTGTGAATATCTATGTAGTATTGATTTAAAATCTATTATTCTTTTTGCAATTCCTGATGTTAAAGATTCAGTTGGAAGTGAATGTTTATGTGATGAGAGTATTATAGCAAGAACAATAAAAGCAATTAAAGCAAAATTTCCTGATATGTTTGTAGTAACAGACCTATGTTTTTGTGAATATACAGATCATGGACATTGTGGAATATTAGATCCTAAAACTGAGACTGTGGATAATGATAAAACATTAGAAATTTCTGCTCAACAAGCAATAGTACATGCAAAAGCAGGTGCTGATATGATTGCTCCAAGTGGAATGATGGATGGAATTATTGAAACATTAAGAACAGCATTAGACAAAAATGGCTATGAAAATCTACCAATTATGGCATACTCAACAAAATTTGCAAGTGCATATTATGGACCTTTTAGAGATGTTGCTGAATCAACACCATCTTTTGGAGATAGAAGAAGCTATCAAATGAATCCAGCTAATAGATTAGAAGCTATTGAAGAATCACTTGAAGATGAGAGACAAGGTGCTGATATTTTAATGGTTAAACCTGCATTATCATTTTTAGATGTAATTAGAGATATTAGAAATAATACAAATTTACCTTTATGTGCATACAATGTTAGTGGTGAATACGCTATGTTAAAACATGCAGGAGCAGCTGGACTAATTGATTATGAAAAAGTAATGATGGAAACTTTAATGAGCTTTAAAAGAGCTGGTGCAGATATAATAATTACCTATCATGCAAAAGAAGCTTGTGAACTTTTAAGAAAATAG
- the argF gene encoding ornithine carbamoyltransferase, whose protein sequence is MRHFLTLADYSKEEILEILELAKQIKQETKQKNFKDYMPNQTLGMIFEKSSTRTRVSFETGIYQLGGIGLFLSSNDIQLGRGEPMSDTSRVISRMVDMVMIRTFEQSKLEEFAKYSKVPVINGLTNEYHPVQLMADYMTIQEAGLDKDLVAAYVGDGNNMAHSWLNMAAKLGFELRIATPKGYEVDAEILANAQKIAKESGAKIIVGNDPREAVKGATVVTTDTWVSMGQEEEKEKRVKEFAGYMVDSSMMKLAQDKAIFLHCLPAYRGYEVSEEVFESEQSLVFEEAENRLHAQKGVMVWLDRKRDEK, encoded by the coding sequence ATGAGACATTTCTTAACATTAGCAGACTATTCTAAAGAAGAGATTTTAGAAATTTTAGAATTAGCTAAACAAATCAAACAAGAGACTAAGCAAAAAAACTTCAAAGACTACATGCCTAATCAAACATTAGGAATGATTTTTGAAAAAAGTTCAACAAGAACTAGAGTTTCTTTTGAAACTGGTATCTATCAGCTTGGTGGAATTGGTTTATTTTTATCATCTAATGATATTCAACTAGGACGAGGTGAACCAATGAGTGACACGTCTAGAGTAATATCTAGAATGGTAGACATGGTAATGATAAGAACTTTCGAACAATCAAAATTAGAAGAGTTCGCAAAATACTCAAAAGTTCCTGTAATAAATGGTTTAACAAATGAATATCATCCTGTTCAATTAATGGCTGATTATATGACTATCCAAGAAGCAGGACTAGATAAAGATTTAGTTGCTGCTTATGTAGGTGATGGTAATAATATGGCACATTCATGGCTGAATATGGCAGCTAAATTAGGGTTTGAGCTTAGAATTGCAACTCCAAAAGGTTATGAAGTTGATGCTGAGATTTTAGCCAATGCTCAAAAAATAGCAAAAGAATCTGGTGCAAAAATCATTGTAGGAAATGACCCTCGAGAAGCTGTTAAAGGTGCAACTGTTGTTACAACTGATACTTGGGTTTCTATGGGACAAGAAGAAGAGAAAGAGAAAAGAGTTAAAGAGTTTGCTGGGTATATGGTAGACTCATCAATGATGAAACTCGCTCAAGATAAAGCCATTTTCTTACATTGTTTACCAGCTTATAGAGGTTATGAAGTATCTGAAGAGGTATTTGAAAGTGAACAAAGTCTTGTTTTTGAAGAAGCAGAAAATAGATTACATGCACAAAAAGGTGTAATGGTTTGGCTAGATCGAAAAAGAGATGAAAAATAG
- the glmS gene encoding methylaspartate mutase subunit S has protein sequence MKVVTGVVGNDIHVVANRLIDISLQARGFEVFNLGVNTYLEEFIDAVIETNADVLLISSLNGEAEGWCRELKILKSKYKNLKDVVFMIGGNLAVGEGDADVLVPKFKDYGFDLVFHQTDLNTGLDELQKYLEER, from the coding sequence ATGAAAGTAGTTACTGGAGTAGTTGGTAATGATATTCACGTTGTTGCAAATAGACTGATTGATATATCATTACAAGCAAGAGGATTTGAAGTATTTAATTTAGGTGTTAACACTTATCTTGAAGAGTTTATTGATGCAGTTATTGAAACAAATGCAGATGTATTATTAATCTCATCATTAAACGGCGAAGCTGAAGGTTGGTGTAGAGAACTAAAGATTTTGAAATCAAAATATAAAAATTTAAAAGATGTTGTATTTATGATTGGTGGTAACCTTGCTGTTGGTGAGGGAGATGCTGATGTATTAGTTCCAAAATTCAAGGATTATGGATTTGATTTAGTATTCCATCAAACAGATTTAAATACTGGACTTGACGAATTACAAAAATACTTGGAGGAGAGATAA
- a CDS encoding PP0621 family protein: MVLKVLAIVVVLILVYIFFFKKSRESEITGNKKHEIEDELVECPTCKTYVSSKESILSNGKYYCSKECLLNK, from the coding sequence ATGGTATTAAAAGTTTTAGCAATTGTTGTTGTGCTAATTTTGGTTTATATCTTCTTTTTCAAAAAAAGTAGAGAAAGTGAAATTACAGGTAACAAAAAACATGAGATAGAAGATGAATTGGTTGAATGTCCAACTTGTAAAACATATGTTTCAAGTAAAGAATCAATTTTAAGTAATGGTAAATACTATTGCTCTAAAGAGTGTTTACTAAATAAATAG
- the rsmG gene encoding 16S rRNA (guanine(527)-N(7))-methyltransferase RsmG has product MNLKSLLELNGLKFEDKFYEDCNVFVELLQQWGKIHNLSGRLSSEDIYENILDSLYPLSFIDNYDSFADIGTGAGYPGLILAIALRDVKSYLIEPRIKRVSFLNFVKASLKLENLTIICDRVEKVKDVEVDLITSRAVTNTSLLLDITQNIKKENSSYLFYKGSMLDTELNEAKVNNYKIVNRKDRNYLYIKGM; this is encoded by the coding sequence ATGAATTTAAAAAGTTTACTTGAATTAAATGGTTTAAAATTTGAAGATAAGTTTTATGAAGATTGTAATGTTTTTGTAGAACTTCTTCAACAGTGGGGGAAAATTCACAATTTAAGTGGAAGATTAAGCAGTGAAGATATTTATGAAAATATTTTAGACTCACTTTATCCTTTATCTTTTATTGATAATTATGACTCTTTTGCAGATATTGGAACAGGTGCTGGGTATCCTGGCTTGATACTTGCAATTGCTCTTAGAGATGTAAAGTCATATTTAATAGAACCACGAATAAAAAGGGTTTCTTTTTTAAATTTTGTGAAAGCTAGTTTAAAACTTGAAAATTTAACTATCATTTGTGATAGAGTGGAAAAAGTAAAAGATGTTGAAGTTGATTTAATTACTTCAAGAGCAGTTACTAATACCTCTTTATTACTTGATATTACACAAAATATCAAAAAAGAGAATAGTTCGTACCTTTTTTATAAAGGAAGTATGCTAGATACTGAATTAAATGAAGCAAAAGTGAATAACTACAAGATAGTTAATAGAAAAGATAGAAATTATCTATATATAAAAGGTATGTAA
- a CDS encoding glutamate mutase L — MVENKLLVDVGSTYFKVCANGNVEQHFRDFNKDIFDDLTSKCGDTISKFAKEDVYICSSANGGLTTLIIGVTNSFSLKYATNIAYNSGINIINTVLYQDIESASIPSDLIDVVIIAGGIDSVKDVFDEKLFNFLENLNYSNIVFAGSSLDEDYIKENIDNVVVVDNIIDNKLHVVEEPLKDYLTNLYQADIMGKEDIKHLYELTSNQIYSTPYIVNKTLPLIDSKFAAVNPFILIDIGGATTDIHYSKDLAIDNNMVTENEYDRLVFKKLGVFKSKESLIFAAKNNEFVYELLAHLKVTENIFNEESEKATRILMQLAIFLVLYKVSEAHPLYIKLKLNLLKSIVLTGGITKVLSFEEAEDIISFFYKKILTSEIYPSIILDSNYDIWTLGITQQ, encoded by the coding sequence ATGGTAGAAAATAAACTATTAGTAGATGTAGGAAGTACATATTTTAAAGTTTGTGCAAATGGAAATGTAGAACAACACTTTAGAGATTTTAATAAAGATATATTTGATGATTTAACTAGTAAATGTGGTGATACTATCTCAAAATTTGCAAAAGAAGATGTTTATATTTGTTCTTCTGCAAATGGAGGATTAACAACACTTATTATTGGAGTTACTAACTCATTTTCATTAAAATATGCCACAAATATTGCTTATAACTCTGGAATTAATATTATTAATACTGTTTTATATCAAGATATTGAAAGTGCATCAATTCCTAGTGATTTAATTGATGTTGTTATTATTGCAGGTGGAATTGATAGTGTTAAAGATGTATTTGATGAAAAACTGTTTAATTTCTTAGAAAATTTAAACTACTCAAATATTGTATTTGCAGGTTCAAGTTTAGATGAAGATTATATAAAAGAAAATATTGATAATGTAGTTGTTGTTGATAATATTATTGATAATAAACTTCATGTGGTTGAAGAGCCTTTAAAAGATTATTTAACAAATCTTTATCAAGCTGATATTATGGGTAAAGAAGACATTAAACACCTATATGAATTAACTTCAAATCAAATTTACTCAACACCATATATTGTAAATAAAACATTACCACTTATTGATAGTAAGTTTGCAGCTGTAAATCCATTTATCTTAATTGATATTGGTGGAGCAACTACTGATATTCACTATTCTAAAGATTTAGCAATTGATAATAATATGGTAACTGAAAATGAATATGATAGATTAGTATTTAAAAAACTAGGGGTTTTTAAATCAAAAGAATCATTAATTTTTGCAGCAAAAAACAATGAGTTTGTATATGAATTATTAGCTCATTTAAAAGTAACAGAAAATATCTTTAATGAAGAATCTGAAAAAGCAACAAGAATATTAATGCAACTTGCAATCTTCTTAGTACTATATAAAGTTAGTGAAGCCCATCCTTTATATATAAAATTAAAGTTAAATCTACTAAAATCTATAGTATTAACAGGTGGGATTACTAAAGTTCTTAGTTTTGAAGAAGCTGAAGATATTATTTCATTTTTCTACAAAAAGATTTTAACTTCTGAAATTTATCCATCAATTATCCTAGATTCAAATTATGATATTTGGACTTTAGGTATAACACAACAATAA
- the hemN gene encoding oxygen-independent coproporphyrinogen III oxidase yields MIDFAKFVKYSKPGPRYTSYPTAPEFSVEFTQEDLKQYYKNQSDDRALSLYIHMPFCRSACYFCGCNTIFTSKEDKKVRYIEYLKKELNILKQHLNTKRVVTQMHFGGGTPTFFSPEQLNEVITAIKEIFPNFSDDAEISCEVDPRFFTKEHMDVLKNGGCNRLSFGVQDLDETVQKTIHRIQPFELTQNVIKIAREAGIHSINTDLIYGLPHQTRESFKKTLEKMITLDTDRFAVFNYAHVPWLMKTMRKFDETTFPKPQEKLEMLKDTIDFFTSNGYKMVGMDHFAKPEDELFKAIEKGELHRNFQGYTTKGGADLIGIGLTSIGNGVDYYAQNFKDLKPYEEAIDNGDLPTFKGYALSDDDQLRQFVIMELMSNFSLNITRVENEFNINFGEYFADALSALKEFEEAELLTLSNEKIEVNQTGAMLIRNICMPFDAYLNKIPEEKRRFSKTI; encoded by the coding sequence ATGATAGATTTTGCCAAGTTTGTAAAATATTCTAAACCAGGACCAAGATATACTTCATATCCAACTGCCCCTGAGTTTAGTGTAGAGTTCACTCAAGAAGATTTAAAACAATATTACAAAAATCAAAGTGATGATAGAGCATTATCACTTTATATTCATATGCCTTTTTGTAGAAGCGCATGTTATTTTTGTGGGTGTAATACTATTTTTACATCAAAAGAAGATAAAAAAGTAAGATATATTGAATACTTAAAAAAAGAGTTAAATATATTAAAACAACACCTAAATACAAAAAGAGTTGTAACTCAAATGCATTTTGGTGGAGGAACACCAACTTTTTTCTCACCTGAACAATTAAATGAAGTAATAACAGCAATTAAAGAAATATTTCCAAATTTCAGTGATGATGCTGAAATCTCTTGTGAAGTAGATCCTAGATTTTTCACAAAAGAGCATATGGATGTTCTTAAAAATGGTGGATGTAATAGATTAAGTTTTGGGGTACAAGATTTAGATGAAACTGTACAAAAAACAATTCATAGAATTCAACCATTTGAATTAACTCAAAATGTTATTAAAATTGCACGTGAAGCTGGAATTCATTCAATAAACACAGATTTAATTTATGGATTACCACATCAAACTAGAGAGTCATTTAAAAAGACTTTAGAAAAAATGATTACACTTGATACTGATAGATTTGCAGTATTTAATTATGCTCATGTTCCATGGCTTATGAAAACAATGAGAAAATTTGATGAAACAACATTTCCAAAACCACAAGAAAAACTTGAGATGTTAAAAGATACAATTGATTTCTTTACATCAAATGGTTATAAAATGGTTGGAATGGATCACTTTGCAAAACCTGAAGATGAATTATTCAAAGCAATTGAAAAAGGTGAATTACATAGAAACTTCCAAGGATATACTACTAAAGGAGGAGCAGATTTAATTGGAATTGGTCTTACTTCTATTGGTAATGGAGTTGATTACTATGCACAAAACTTTAAAGATTTAAAACCTTATGAAGAGGCTATTGATAATGGGGATTTACCTACATTTAAAGGTTATGCCTTAAGTGATGATGACCAATTAAGACAATTTGTTATTATGGAACTTATGAGTAACTTCTCATTAAATATTACTAGAGTTGAAAATGAATTTAATATAAACTTTGGTGAATATTTTGCTGATGCACTAAGTGCACTTAAAGAGTTTGAGGAAGCAGAATTACTAACTTTAAGTAATGAAAAAATTGAAGTTAATCAAACAGGTGCTATGCTTATTAGAAATATTTGTATGCCATTTGATGCATATTTAAACAAAATTCCCGAAGAAAAAAGAAGATTCTCTAAGACTATTTAG
- the ribA gene encoding GTP cyclohydrolase II gives MNIEKSNIAKLPTKHGQFFIKAYKYNDQEHLAIMSENFEKIEAPYVRIHSECLTGDALGSLKCDCQAQLNLALDFIAQNGGMVVYHKQEGRNIGLFNKVNAYALQDKGRNTIEANVELGFAQDERDYSVVGCIFEDLGVKKIKLITNNPEKIKYVESLGVNIVERMPAIIEANIHNKDYLATKKDQMGHLL, from the coding sequence ATGAATATTGAGAAATCAAATATTGCTAAGTTACCTACTAAACATGGTCAATTTTTTATAAAAGCGTACAAATATAATGACCAAGAACATTTAGCAATAATGAGTGAAAATTTTGAAAAAATTGAAGCACCTTATGTAAGAATTCACTCAGAATGTTTAACTGGAGATGCATTAGGAAGCCTAAAATGTGATTGTCAAGCGCAATTAAACTTAGCACTAGATTTTATAGCACAAAATGGTGGAATGGTTGTTTATCATAAACAAGAGGGAAGAAACATAGGTCTTTTCAATAAAGTTAATGCGTATGCATTACAAGATAAGGGTAGAAATACAATTGAAGCAAACGTAGAACTTGGTTTTGCTCAAGATGAAAGAGATTATTCAGTTGTAGGGTGTATATTTGAAGATTTAGGTGTTAAAAAAATAAAATTAATTACAAATAATCCTGAAAAAATCAAATATGTAGAAAGTTTAGGTGTAAATATAGTTGAAAGAATGCCAGCTATTATTGAAGCTAATATTCATAACAAAGATTATTTAGCAACAAAAAAAGATCAAATGGGGCATTTACTTTAA